The Spiroplasma citri genome has a segment encoding these proteins:
- a CDS encoding UPF0236 family transposase-like protein: MLNIFSSINFREKVNIDINETGKRLILKEWSKIDQELRKQNCNGQNGYIMWGKRPFTEKTEYGDITFFRTLFRFFNKDTNKYQFVFLFDKKVGRKKRSRISIFIKIAIWKLMDSAKRQRDIMDMFPNLNISKMTITNINKEVDFAKLFKEQLKTKTEKIIVQTPYLYAGVDDSFSNLTK; the protein is encoded by the coding sequence ATGTTAAATATTTTTAGTAGTATTAATTTTAGAGAAAAAGTAAATATTGATATTAATGAAACAGGAAAAAGATTAATATTAAAAGAATGATCAAAAATTGATCAAGAATTACGAAAACAAAATTGTAATGGTCAAAATGGCTATATTATGTGAGGTAAAAGACCTTTTACAGAAAAAACAGAGTATGGTGATATTACCTTTTTTAGAACATTATTTCGTTTTTTTAATAAAGATACTAATAAATATCAATTTGTTTTCTTATTTGATAAGAAAGTCGGAAGAAAAAAACGAAGTAGAATTAGTATTTTTATTAAAATAGCAATTTGAAAATTAATGGATAGTGCTAAAAGACAAAGAGATATTATGGATATGTTTCCTAATTTAAATATATCAAAGATGACAATTACAAACATTAATAAAGAGGTTGATTTTGCTAAATTATTTAAAGAACAATTAAAAACAAAAACTGAAAAAATAATTGTCCAAACACCATATTTGTATGCTGGCGTTGATGATTCTTTTAGTAATTTAACAAAATAG
- a CDS encoding VirD4-like conjugal transfer protein, CD1115 family: protein MWNKIKKKKISLLIGACFVPIIFIFCLTLFGIGYSIFINWKEMTIFINEIKQFKILSWWNYIIKNKYGLLITLGLSLGFYCWFFYFVLFSKVKSKETAIKTTDKIDFGDSKWLSIKEIDDISDKVNIKDNYKNTGFVFNCNKNKKDLLFNLKNNIHSVIVGSTGSGKTQGIVLPTIYLNGKSTTKPNMIITDPKGELYNLTSGFLAENGYKIKVIDFRNLEKGNTWNPLKLIYDDFIKMLMINNKKEKIKWKIKYQDKIRSLSRMLIDKNIEDEFWNNSASMIIQGIILAILEDYEDKINKNNLTTEIEEMLKKELFFNKFNMASVAAIASFKKDLVEWLNNRKNTSIAKITASQVLIDSKENWTLDAILMTVAKSLEIFNNDFIRNLTSQNDINYNDFIEYPTVLYIIFSDENDNYYKLIAILISQIYQFLTNKASETIEQKLEKPVYFILDEFANLTKINNIEKWVSISRSRNIFFQFILQDINQLKLNYGDTIAKIILNNCGMHIFLHTNDLETIKYCSELFGKKQSNKLVLMKIKAILVFQKI from the coding sequence ATGTGAAATAAAATTAAAAAGAAAAAAATAAGTTTATTAATTGGTGCATGTTTTGTTCCAATCATTTTTATTTTTTGTTTAACATTATTTGGGATAGGTTATTCAATTTTTATTAATTGAAAAGAAATGACAATATTTATAAATGAAATTAAGCAATTTAAAATATTATCCTGATGAAATTATATAATTAAAAATAAATACGGATTATTAATAACACTTGGGTTAAGCTTAGGTTTTTATTGCTGGTTTTTTTATTTTGTTTTATTTAGTAAAGTGAAAAGTAAAGAAACTGCAATTAAAACAACTGATAAAATAGATTTTGGGGATAGTAAATGATTAAGTATAAAAGAAATTGATGATATTAGTGATAAAGTTAATATCAAAGATAATTATAAAAATACTGGTTTTGTTTTTAACTGTAATAAAAACAAAAAAGATTTATTGTTTAACTTAAAAAATAATATTCATAGTGTTATTGTTGGTTCAACAGGAAGCGGAAAAACACAAGGAATAGTATTGCCAACAATTTATTTAAACGGAAAATCAACCACTAAACCAAATATGATTATAACCGACCCAAAGGGAGAATTATACAATTTAACCAGTGGATTTTTAGCAGAAAATGGTTATAAAATAAAAGTTATTGATTTTCGTAATTTAGAGAAAGGAAATACTTGAAATCCACTAAAACTAATTTACGACGACTTTATTAAAATGTTAATGATCAATAACAAAAAAGAAAAAATAAAGTGAAAAATAAAATATCAAGATAAAATTAGATCACTTAGTCGTATGTTAATTGACAAAAATATTGAAGATGAATTTTGAAATAATTCAGCAAGCATGATTATTCAAGGAATTATTTTGGCAATATTAGAAGATTATGAAGATAAAATAAACAAAAATAATTTAACAACAGAAATAGAAGAAATGTTAAAAAAAGAATTATTTTTCAACAAATTTAATATGGCGTCTGTTGCTGCCATTGCTAGTTTTAAAAAAGATCTAGTTGAATGACTTAATAATCGAAAAAATACCAGCATTGCCAAAATCACCGCAAGTCAAGTTTTGATTGATAGTAAAGAAAATTGGACACTAGATGCTATTTTAATGACTGTGGCAAAAAGTTTAGAAATATTTAACAATGATTTTATTCGTAATTTAACATCGCAAAATGATATTAATTACAATGATTTTATCGAATATCCAACAGTTTTATACATTATATTTAGTGACGAAAATGATAATTACTATAAATTAATAGCAATATTAATTAGTCAAATTTATCAATTTTTAACAAATAAAGCAAGTGAAACAATCGAACAAAAACTAGAAAAACCAGTATATTTTATTTTAGATGAATTTGCTAATTTAACAAAAATAAATAACATTGAAAAATGAGTTAGTATTTCGCGCAGCAGAAACATATTTTTTCAATTTATTTTACAAGATATTAACCAATTAAAATTAAATTATGGTGATACAATAGCAAAAATTATTTTAAATAACTGTGGGATGCATATTTTCTTACATACCAACGATTTAGAAACAATAAAATATTGTAGTGAATTATTTGGAAAAAAACAATCGAACAAATTAGTATTAATGAAAATAAAAGCAATATTAGTGTTTCAAAAAATTTAA
- a CDS encoding Mbov_0401 family ICE element transposase-like protein: protein MFRTAYFHTGYDEIKSTKSKNILKDKKIFIVMKSVKNKYYLIKKYKKEFLHFLNQNFNIENCKLTLAGDGAKWIKKFANEIGAIFILDQFHLMKELKTIFPYRRKKFTKNLTDNEKIRKQIYWDMNKLFKNGDPDEAIKYLKKLITRKNIKEYPFLKDKKDKIKDFIKYIKNNSDGIKVYKEDWYMGSCTEPQISHNVKWLKGYGAKSYSEKVFKNMIAMKMAKENGVNLIDFFLNKLNKKNEKKYNYFFKNNAKNKQQFLINKNISQHVQGFV, encoded by the coding sequence ATGTTTAGAACAGCATATTTTCATACTGGGTATGATGAAATAAAAAGCACTAAAAGTAAAAATATTCTAAAAGATAAAAAAATTTTTATTGTTATGAAATCAGTAAAAAATAAATACTATCTTATTAAAAAATATAAAAAAGAATTTTTACATTTTTTAAATCAAAATTTTAATATTGAAAATTGTAAGTTAACGCTAGCCGGTGATGGAGCAAAATGAATCAAAAAATTTGCTAATGAAATTGGTGCAATTTTTATTTTAGATCAATTTCATTTAATGAAAGAATTAAAAACAATATTTCCTTATCGAAGAAAGAAATTTACTAAAAATTTAACTGATAATGAAAAAATAAGAAAACAAATTTATTGAGATATGAATAAATTATTTAAAAATGGTGATCCTGATGAAGCAATAAAATATTTAAAAAAATTAATTACAAGAAAAAATATCAAAGAATACCCATTCTTAAAAGATAAAAAAGATAAAATCAAAGATTTCATTAAATATATCAAAAATAATTCTGATGGTATTAAAGTTTATAAAGAAGATTGATATATGGGGTCTTGTACTGAACCACAAATTTCACATAATGTAAAATGATTAAAAGGATATGGTGCTAAATCATATAGTGAAAAAGTTTTTAAAAATATGATTGCAATGAAAATGGCAAAAGAAAACGGGGTTAATTTAATTGATTTTTTTCTTAATAAATTAAACAAAAAAAATGAAAAAAAATATAATTATTTTTTTAAAAATAATGCTAAGAATAAGCAACAATTTTTAATAAATAAAAATATTAGTCAACATGTACAAGGTTTTGTCTAA